The proteins below are encoded in one region of Elusimicrobiota bacterium:
- a CDS encoding saccharopine dehydrogenase family protein, translated as MKKNVLIIGAGGVAHVAAHKCAQNNDILGDVCIASRTQKKCDEIIESIYRKNNIKNKTKKIYSRQLNALDIPATIKLIKETKSEIVINLGTAFINMSVLEACLETGVVYMDTAIHEEPGKVCEDPPWYANYEWKRKDRCTQKGVTAILGVGFDPGVVNAYCALAVKHYFNNGKIDTIDIMDVNAGNHGKYFATNFDPEINFREFVKVWTWIDRKWQEFPTHTIKQIYDFPVVGPQPIYLNGHDELHSLSKNIDANSIRFWMGFSDHYINVFTVLRTLGLLSHKPIKTADGQEVVPLKVVKAVLPDPKSLAPNYIGKTCIGCLVKGEIDSKHKEIFIYNVSDHKECYNEVESQAISYTAGVPPVAAAILVAKEVWNPKTMVNVEELDPDPFIELLNKLGLPTEIKE; from the coding sequence ATGAAAAAAAATGTTCTGATTATCGGTGCAGGTGGGGTCGCTCATGTTGCAGCACATAAGTGTGCTCAAAATAATGATATTCTCGGTGATGTCTGTATTGCTTCGCGAACACAAAAAAAATGTGATGAAATTATTGAAAGTATCTACCGAAAAAATAATATCAAAAATAAGACGAAAAAAATATATTCAAGACAACTTAACGCATTAGACATCCCTGCAACAATAAAACTGATAAAAGAAACCAAATCAGAGATTGTAATCAATCTTGGAACTGCGTTCATAAATATGTCAGTTCTGGAAGCATGTCTTGAAACCGGCGTGGTCTATATGGACACTGCAATCCATGAAGAGCCAGGCAAGGTTTGTGAAGACCCGCCCTGGTATGCAAATTACGAATGGAAACGAAAAGACCGTTGTACACAAAAAGGCGTAACCGCGATACTCGGTGTTGGATTTGACCCTGGAGTTGTAAATGCATACTGCGCATTAGCAGTGAAGCATTATTTTAACAATGGCAAAATTGATACTATTGATATAATGGATGTTAATGCTGGTAATCACGGTAAATATTTTGCAACCAATTTTGACCCTGAAATAAACTTTCGTGAATTTGTAAAAGTATGGACTTGGATTGACCGAAAATGGCAGGAATTCCCAACACATACAATAAAACAGATTTACGATTTTCCAGTAGTCGGTCCGCAACCGATTTATTTAAACGGGCATGATGAACTACATTCTCTTTCTAAAAATATTGATGCGAACAGTATCAGGTTCTGGATGGGTTTTTCTGACCATTACATAAATGTTTTTACTGTTTTGCGAACATTAGGATTGTTATCTCATAAACCGATTAAAACAGCAGACGGGCAGGAAGTTGTCCCGTTAAAAGTTGTAAAAGCGGTACTCCCGGACCCGAAATCACTTGCACCGAATTATATCGGTAAAACCTGTATCGGATGCCTTGTGAAAGGTGAGATAGATAGTAAACATAAGGAAATTTTTATTTACAATGTCTCTGATCATAAAGAATGCTATAATGAAGTAGAATCGCAGGCGATTAGTTATACTGCAGGTGTGCCACCGGTCGCAGCAGCGATACTTGTTGCAAAAGAAGTATGGAATCCAAAAACAATGGTGAATGTTGAGGAATTAGACCCGGATCCATTTATTGAATTATTGAATAAACTCGGCTTACCTACTGAAATAAAAGAATGA
- the nspC gene encoding carboxynorspermidine decarboxylase, producing MILKTPYYLIDEKKLLKNLKKIDYVRTNSGGKIVLALKCFSTWSVFPLIQKYMDGTTSSSLYETQLGYEKFGKEVHAYCVAYSKEDIAEVKRYATKIIFNSISQLKMFYKNVANVKVGLRINPKISCSHFDLADPARRYSRLGVVGKKSLRKILHLISGVMFHFNCENDDFHSFAKAVDYIGHNYGELLEKLDWVSLGGGIYFTKDNYPLEKFCQKLKEFSNRFHIQVYLEPGETVITQSAQLVTKILDIVHNEIDIAIVDASTEAHMLDLLIYRIPAKINSAGNGNFKYIIAGRSCLAGDVFGTYNFKNRLKTGNIIRISDAAGYTMVKKNWFNGLQMPSIVVKRLNGKLDIVRQFDYKDFLNNLS from the coding sequence ATGATTCTGAAAACACCTTACTATTTGATTGACGAAAAAAAATTGCTGAAAAATCTTAAAAAAATAGATTATGTCAGAACAAATTCCGGCGGAAAAATTGTGCTGGCCTTGAAATGTTTTTCTACATGGTCTGTTTTTCCGTTAATACAAAAATATATGGACGGAACAACAAGCAGTTCATTGTACGAAACACAACTGGGCTATGAAAAATTTGGTAAAGAGGTTCATGCTTACTGCGTGGCTTATTCAAAAGAAGATATAGCAGAAGTTAAACGGTATGCGACCAAAATCATTTTTAACTCAATATCGCAACTAAAAATGTTTTACAAAAATGTTGCTAATGTTAAGGTTGGTCTACGAATAAATCCGAAAATCAGTTGTTCCCATTTTGATTTAGCAGATCCCGCACGGCGTTATTCACGATTAGGTGTAGTCGGCAAAAAATCGCTCAGGAAAATACTGCATCTTATCAGTGGCGTGATGTTCCATTTTAATTGTGAGAATGATGATTTTCACAGTTTTGCGAAGGCAGTTGATTATATCGGGCATAATTATGGCGAGTTGCTTGAAAAACTGGACTGGGTCTCGTTAGGTGGTGGGATTTATTTTACAAAAGATAATTATCCGTTAGAAAAGTTTTGCCAAAAATTGAAAGAGTTCAGTAACCGTTTCCATATCCAGGTTTATCTGGAACCTGGCGAGACGGTGATTACACAATCAGCCCAACTTGTAACAAAAATTCTTGATATTGTTCATAATGAAATTGATATCGCAATAGTGGACGCATCAACTGAGGCACATATGCTTGACTTGTTGATTTACAGAATACCTGCAAAAATAAATTCCGCCGGGAACGGCAACTTCAAGTACATTATTGCCGGGCGGTCATGTCTGGCAGGAGATGTATTTGGAACCTACAACTTCAAAAACCGGCTCAAAACTGGCAACATAATCAGAATTTCAGATGCGGCTGGATATACAATGGTAAAAAAAAACTGGTTCAACGGCTTGCAGATGCCTTCAATAGTTGTTAAACGACTTAACGGGAAACTAGATATTGTTCGCCAGTTTGATTATAAAGATTTTTTGAATAATTTATCTTAA
- a CDS encoding helix-turn-helix domain-containing protein: MAETKDVMSIKELSAYLGIGKSKIYNLIRLNKIPASKIGRQYRFSKEVIDNWLKEKIITIPQPPQMELFKGVPKEKETKKETTNEHM, from the coding sequence ATGGCAGAAACAAAAGATGTAATGTCAATAAAAGAACTTTCAGCGTATCTTGGAATTGGGAAATCAAAAATTTACAATTTAATACGGCTTAACAAAATTCCAGCATCTAAGATTGGCAGGCAGTACAGGTTTTCAAAAGAGGTAATTGATAACTGGCTGAAAGAAAAAATTATTACAATCCCTCAACCACCGCAGATGGAACTTTTTAAGGGAGTACCAAAGGAAAAGGAAACAAAAAAGGAAACCACAAATGAACACATGTGA
- a CDS encoding KamA family radical SAM protein, with amino-acid sequence MNTCEHSETNKNDWRWQLRNRITTLEELSKFVYLTESELVALKTNSRLKMSITPHFISLIDKNDPNCPLRKQAIPTSAELNFCEDDLTDPCGEVKDTVVSGVVHRYPDRVLLLVTDLCAMYCRHCTRRRLVGQKEVSLSDEQLNMSYDYIKRNKKIRDVLISGGDPLILCDNKLETILSNLKAIEHIEIIRIGTRIPVSLPQRITPELVAMLKKYQPLYISIHFNHPKEISTQTKSACLTFADAGIPLGSQTVLLKGINDNPKIMMRLMHELLKIRVKPYYIYQCDLAPGTSHFRTSISAGIKIIESLRGYTTGYAVPTFVVDLPGGGGKVPVSPEYVISKNKKNVILRNWRKEIYVYPENYRENRQTRVNREILTGKGVR; translated from the coding sequence ATGAACACATGTGAGCACAGCGAAACGAATAAAAACGATTGGAGATGGCAGTTAAGAAATCGTATCACAACACTTGAAGAACTGTCAAAATTTGTTTACCTTACAGAAAGCGAACTTGTAGCATTAAAAACCAATTCACGACTTAAAATGTCAATCACGCCGCATTTTATTTCATTGATAGATAAAAACGACCCGAACTGCCCGCTACGAAAACAAGCGATTCCAACAAGTGCAGAACTCAATTTTTGTGAAGATGATTTAACAGACCCCTGTGGTGAAGTAAAAGACACAGTAGTGTCCGGTGTCGTCCATCGTTATCCTGACCGTGTGCTTCTACTTGTAACTGATTTATGTGCGATGTACTGCCGGCATTGTACAAGAAGACGGCTTGTTGGCCAAAAAGAAGTATCGCTTTCTGATGAACAATTAAATATGTCGTACGATTATATCAAACGAAACAAGAAAATACGGGATGTACTTATTTCAGGTGGCGACCCGCTAATTCTCTGTGATAACAAACTTGAAACAATTTTAAGCAATTTGAAAGCAATTGAACATATTGAAATAATTCGTATCGGTACCCGAATACCTGTTTCATTACCGCAAAGAATTACACCTGAATTAGTCGCGATGCTAAAAAAATATCAGCCACTGTATATCTCAATACATTTCAATCATCCGAAAGAAATTTCAACACAGACAAAATCCGCATGTCTCACATTTGCAGATGCTGGAATCCCACTTGGCAGTCAGACCGTATTGCTTAAAGGTATAAACGACAACCCTAAAATTATGATGCGGCTAATGCATGAATTATTAAAAATCAGAGTAAAACCTTATTATATCTATCAGTGTGATTTAGCGCCGGGAACTTCGCATTTCAGAACATCAATATCAGCAGGTATCAAAATAATTGAATCACTGCGTGGATATACTACCGGCTATGCAGTACCAACATTCGTTGTTGATTTACCCGGTGGTGGTGGAAAAGTGCCGGTTTCACCTGAATATGTAATTTCTAAAAACAAAAAAAATGTTATATTAAGAAACTGGAGAAAAGAGATTTATGTATATCCAGAAAATTATCGCGAAAACAGACAAACCCGAGTGAATCGGGAAATTTTAACAGGAAAGGGGGTGAGATAA
- a CDS encoding ArsA-related P-loop ATPase — MKKIAITGKGGVGKTTIAATLAIAFSKEKKVVAVDCDPDSNLAETLNFPEPKKIIPISEMKNLIQARTESKNGFFKMNPKVDDIPERFCPEYKNIRLINMGSIKKGGSGCFCAENTFIKTFISHLLLQRNEFLIMDMPAGIENLSRGTASAVDAVLIVVEPDMKSIETAKRIRQLCNELKIKKVFIIGNKVIDKTDKDFIRQNIDMLDILEFIKYNRNIRTSRGLLSENKSILTQIYKIKKLLEAGK, encoded by the coding sequence ATGAAAAAAATCGCTATTACTGGTAAAGGCGGTGTTGGCAAAACTACAATTGCTGCTACACTCGCAATTGCGTTTTCTAAAGAAAAAAAAGTTGTCGCGGTTGATTGCGATCCCGACTCAAATCTGGCGGAAACACTTAATTTTCCTGAACCGAAAAAAATTATACCAATATCAGAAATGAAAAATCTGATACAGGCACGAACCGAATCAAAAAATGGTTTTTTTAAGATGAACCCGAAAGTTGACGATATACCCGAAAGGTTCTGTCCTGAATACAAAAATATCCGGCTTATAAATATGGGTTCTATTAAAAAAGGCGGCAGCGGCTGTTTCTGTGCTGAAAATACATTCATAAAAACGTTTATCAGCCATCTTTTGTTACAGCGTAATGAGTTCTTAATAATGGATATGCCTGCTGGAATTGAAAATCTTTCACGCGGGACCGCATCAGCCGTTGATGCTGTCTTGATTGTTGTTGAGCCGGATATGAAATCAATTGAAACTGCAAAAAGAATCAGGCAACTTTGTAATGAACTGAAAATAAAAAAAGTTTTTATTATTGGGAATAAAGTTATAGATAAAACCGATAAGGATTTTATCAGACAAAATATTGATATGCTTGATATTTTAGAGTTTATCAAGTATAATAGAAATATAAGAACATCACGAGGACTATTATCAGAGAACAAGTCAATTCTAACCCAAATTTATAAAATAAAAAAACTTTTGGAGGCAGGGAAATGA
- the cooS gene encoding anaerobic carbon-monoxide dehydrogenase catalytic subunit, producing the protein MSNKEKSIDLATTEMLDIACKKNIATAFDRYEMIEPECGFGQLGICCRNCVMGPCRIDPFGEGAKEGICGATADIIAARNLVRMIAAGAAAHSDHGRDIAHTLLATSEGKTKGYEIKGKQKLFNLAKELNIKTENRKIEEIAHDVAEKCFAEFGQQHGELQFTKRAPKKRQEIWKKNKFMPRGIDREIVEIMHRTHIGVDNDYENLIQQGIRASLGDGWGGSMVATDLSDVIFGNPTPVRSIANLGVLKENEVNLIVHGHEPTLSDVIVTAAQDKELLDLAKSYGANGITLAGICCTANEILMRHGIPLAGNFLQQELAVITGAVDLMLVDVQCIMPALGNLCQCFHTKFVSTSPKAKFPFAEHVEFSEEEALPIAKKIVRMAVENYKNRKKEFVKIPNEKMDLVAGFTAEYVYKMLGGKYRATYRPLNDAIISGRLRGAVGIVGCNNPKIKHDWAHVTLAKELIKKDVLVVVTGCSAIADAKAGLLVPEAAKKYAGKGLQEICEAVGIPPVLHLGSCVDCSRILTVLANTVLEGGLGEDISDLPVAGAAPEWMSEKAVSIAFYVAASGVYTVLGLPFPVLGGKKLTELLTKNLENIVGANFAFEPDPLKAAELIVNHLNKKREALKLKPIMYE; encoded by the coding sequence ATGAGCAATAAAGAAAAAAGCATTGATTTGGCAACAACAGAAATGCTTGATATTGCGTGTAAAAAAAATATAGCAACCGCATTTGACAGATACGAGATGATAGAGCCGGAATGCGGATTCGGTCAATTAGGTATTTGCTGCAGGAACTGCGTAATGGGACCCTGTCGGATTGACCCATTTGGTGAAGGTGCAAAAGAGGGGATATGTGGTGCTACCGCCGATATTATCGCGGCAAGAAATCTTGTCAGAATGATTGCTGCAGGTGCCGCCGCACATTCAGACCATGGCAGAGATATAGCACATACTCTACTTGCGACTTCGGAAGGAAAAACAAAAGGTTATGAAATCAAGGGGAAGCAAAAATTATTTAATTTAGCAAAAGAACTCAATATAAAAACGGAAAACAGAAAAATAGAAGAAATCGCTCATGATGTTGCCGAAAAATGTTTCGCTGAATTCGGGCAGCAGCATGGCGAATTACAATTTACTAAACGAGCACCCAAAAAACGACAGGAGATCTGGAAAAAAAATAAATTTATGCCGCGTGGTATTGATAGAGAGATTGTTGAAATAATGCATAGAACACATATCGGCGTTGATAATGACTACGAAAACCTAATTCAACAAGGCATTCGTGCTTCACTCGGAGACGGTTGGGGCGGTTCAATGGTAGCGACCGATTTGTCAGATGTAATTTTTGGAAACCCAACGCCTGTTCGTTCAATTGCCAATCTCGGTGTTCTAAAAGAGAATGAGGTGAACCTGATTGTTCACGGACACGAGCCGACACTTTCAGATGTAATTGTTACAGCAGCACAGGATAAAGAACTGCTGGATTTAGCAAAAAGTTACGGTGCCAATGGTATAACACTTGCTGGAATCTGTTGCACGGCAAATGAGATTCTAATGAGACACGGAATTCCACTTGCAGGAAATTTTTTGCAGCAGGAACTGGCTGTAATCACCGGTGCGGTTGATTTGATGCTTGTGGATGTTCAGTGCATTATGCCCGCTCTCGGAAATCTCTGTCAGTGTTTTCATACAAAATTTGTCTCAACCTCACCGAAGGCGAAATTTCCATTTGCAGAACATGTTGAATTTTCAGAAGAAGAAGCACTGCCTATAGCAAAAAAAATTGTCCGAATGGCAGTTGAGAATTACAAAAACAGAAAGAAGGAATTTGTAAAAATCCCAAATGAAAAAATGGATTTGGTAGCAGGGTTTACCGCTGAATATGTTTATAAAATGCTTGGTGGAAAATATAGAGCAACCTACAGACCGCTTAATGATGCGATAATTTCAGGACGGTTGCGAGGTGCAGTTGGAATAGTTGGTTGTAATAATCCAAAAATAAAACACGACTGGGCACATGTAACACTTGCAAAGGAACTTATAAAAAAGGATGTACTTGTCGTCGTAACCGGTTGTTCCGCGATTGCTGATGCAAAGGCAGGACTTTTGGTACCGGAGGCTGCAAAAAAATATGCAGGGAAAGGACTGCAAGAAATTTGTGAAGCGGTAGGCATCCCACCTGTTTTACACTTGGGAAGTTGTGTTGATTGTTCAAGAATTTTAACTGTGCTTGCCAATACTGTTTTAGAAGGCGGGTTGGGAGAAGATATTTCGGATTTGCCTGTTGCTGGTGCTGCGCCTGAATGGATGTCTGAAAAAGCAGTCAGTATTGCCTTTTATGTCGCTGCTTCGGGAGTTTATACTGTTTTAGGACTCCCGTTTCCTGTTCTTGGAGGTAAAAAACTTACAGAACTTTTGACAAAAAATCTGGAAAATATCGTCGGTGCAAATTTTGCATTTGAGCCCGACCCATTAAAAGCAGCTGAGTTAATCGTCAATCATCTGAACAAAAAACGCGAAGCACTTAAACTCAAACCAATAATGTATGAATAA
- a CDS encoding 4Fe-4S dicluster domain-containing protein, whose translation MKKIYCDISKCLGCRSCELACAVEHSKTKILERAIYETPLPEKRVSVEQLSLPSTFYLLPSTVPLQCRHCEDAPCVKICPTKSMEKMENGIVLHHDETCIGCKWCIIVCPFGIPKTNKAGKTIIKCDLCIERLKNNESPICVSACPTKALKFKEAEEIAQEKKKKFLVEFVFSTKL comes from the coding sequence ATGAAGAAGATATATTGTGATATTTCAAAATGTCTTGGATGCAGAAGTTGCGAACTCGCCTGCGCAGTTGAGCACTCCAAAACAAAAATTTTAGAGCGAGCAATTTACGAAACACCGTTACCAGAAAAACGTGTTTCTGTAGAACAGTTGTCTTTACCTTCTACCTTCTACCTTCTGCCTTCTACCGTTCCTTTACAGTGCCGTCATTGCGAAGATGCACCCTGTGTAAAAATTTGTCCTACAAAATCAATGGAGAAAATGGAGAATGGGATTGTTTTACATCACGATGAGACCTGTATCGGTTGTAAATGGTGTATTATTGTCTGCCCATTTGGGATTCCAAAAACAAACAAGGCGGGTAAAACAATAATAAAATGTGACCTGTGTATTGAACGACTGAAAAATAATGAATCTCCTATATGCGTTTCTGCTTGTCCAACAAAAGCGCTTAAATTCAAAGAAGCAGAAGAAATTGCACAAGAGAAGAAGAAAAAGTTTTTAGTTGAGTTTGTTTTTTCTACGAAACTTTAG
- the nuoE gene encoding NADH-quinone oxidoreductase subunit NuoE, giving the protein MSIQKLIKKYEKTEENVLGILEDLQQEFNYLSEEHLRLISEKFKVPLSRIYSLATFYKAFSLKPKGKHIILVCLGTACHVRGGPKIVETASRLLGIQPGETTADKLFTLETVNCLGACALGPLMVIDGKYYGKMSSAKVNKIIESYK; this is encoded by the coding sequence ATGAGTATACAAAAATTGATTAAGAAATACGAAAAAACAGAAGAGAATGTTTTAGGTATCCTTGAAGATTTACAACAGGAATTCAATTATCTATCCGAAGAGCATCTGCGACTTATATCAGAAAAGTTTAAAGTTCCATTAAGTAGAATCTATTCTTTAGCAACTTTTTATAAAGCGTTTTCACTTAAGCCAAAAGGGAAACATATTATACTTGTATGTTTAGGAACCGCATGTCATGTTCGTGGTGGACCCAAAATTGTTGAAACGGCTAGTCGTCTGCTAGGTATTCAACCCGGTGAAACAACTGCTGACAAACTATTCACTTTGGAAACCGTCAACTGTCTCGGTGCTTGTGCGTTAGGACCGTTAATGGTTATAGACGGCAAATACTATGGTAAAATGTCATCTGCAAAAGTAAACAAAATAATTGAGAGTTACAAATGA
- a CDS encoding NADH-quinone oxidoreductase subunit NuoF, giving the protein MKINSVDELEKLRSEIVTQRNPEQTVISIGNGTCCRAVGSESVADTFIEEIKKRNLKDKFILQLTGCQGFSEQDPVVVIYPKKIFYHQVKPEDVTEILDSIVAGKIVNRLLYENFMYEAEIPFFRMQKRFLTSSFGKINPLSISDYISISGYSALAKALQMNPEEIIDEIKKSGLRGRGGAGFPTGRKWSACRQSNPTTNNQQLTTKYIICNADEGDPGAFMDRSLLESNPHSVIEGMIIGAYAIGGLGSRSFSPAEHEAHKGLNARLQGASGSVEIQGYIYVRNEYPLAVKHLQIALTQAKEYGFLGANILGTEFSFDIKIIRGGGAFVCGESSALRASIEGKIGEPSVKYVHATDKGLYDRPTVLNNVKTWASVPLIVNNGAEWFSSIGTEKSKGTMIFSLVGKINNTGLVEVPMGIKLRQLIYDIGGGIPNNKKFKAVQTGGPSGGCIPESLLDLPVDYEALTEAGSMMGSGGMIVMDEDTCMVEVARYFLAFTQDESCGKCTPCREGTKIMLDILTRITQGKGSQGDIELLEEVGQMVKDTALCALGNSAPNPVLTTIRYFRNEYEAHIKEKKCPAKQCKSLITYSILEKCNGCHVCFKNCPQEAISGEPKKLHTINQDKCIKCGICFDLCKFAAIEIQ; this is encoded by the coding sequence ATGAAAATAAATTCAGTTGATGAATTAGAAAAATTAAGAAGTGAAATTGTCACACAACGAAACCCAGAGCAAACTGTAATAAGTATTGGAAATGGTACTTGCTGTAGGGCGGTTGGCTCAGAAAGTGTTGCTGATACTTTTATAGAGGAAATTAAGAAAAGAAATTTAAAAGATAAATTTATTTTACAACTTACAGGCTGCCAAGGATTTAGTGAACAGGACCCTGTAGTAGTGATTTATCCAAAGAAAATTTTTTATCACCAAGTAAAACCAGAAGATGTTACTGAAATATTAGATTCTATTGTGGCAGGTAAGATAGTTAATAGACTTTTATATGAAAACTTTATGTACGAAGCAGAAATCCCGTTCTTCAGGATGCAAAAACGATTTCTTACTAGTAGTTTTGGTAAAATAAATCCATTGAGTATATCAGATTATATTTCTATTAGTGGATATTCAGCATTAGCAAAAGCACTACAAATGAATCCGGAAGAAATTATTGATGAAATAAAAAAATCCGGTCTGCGTGGTCGTGGTGGTGCCGGCTTTCCGACGGGTAGAAAATGGTCTGCCTGCCGTCAGTCCAATCCAACAACTAACAACCAACAACTAACAACTAAGTATATCATCTGCAATGCTGATGAAGGTGACCCGGGTGCATTTATGGACCGCTCACTCTTAGAAAGTAATCCACATTCTGTTATTGAAGGAATGATTATTGGTGCATATGCGATTGGTGGTTTAGGTAGCCGATCCTTCAGCCCCGCCGAGCATGAAGCCCATAAAGGGCTGAATGCTCGGCTACAAGGGGCTTCAGGGTCGGTTGAAATTCAAGGTTATATTTATGTTCGTAATGAATATCCATTAGCAGTGAAACATTTACAAATTGCACTTACACAGGCAAAAGAATATGGATTTTTAGGTGCGAATATTTTGGGAACTGAGTTTTCATTTGATATAAAAATAATTCGTGGTGGTGGTGCATTTGTATGTGGTGAGTCATCTGCATTAAGAGCATCTATTGAAGGTAAAATAGGTGAACCATCAGTAAAATATGTTCATGCAACAGATAAAGGACTCTACGACAGACCTACAGTTTTGAATAATGTAAAAACATGGGCGTCTGTGCCTTTAATAGTCAATAATGGCGCTGAATGGTTTTCATCAATCGGTACAGAAAAATCCAAAGGGACAATGATATTTTCGCTTGTCGGAAAAATCAACAATACAGGGCTTGTAGAAGTGCCCATGGGTATAAAACTTCGGCAGTTGATTTACGATATTGGCGGTGGAATTCCAAATAACAAAAAATTCAAAGCAGTTCAAACAGGTGGTCCTTCAGGTGGCTGTATTCCAGAGAGTTTATTAGACCTACCAGTTGATTACGAAGCACTAACAGAAGCAGGTTCTATGATGGGTTCTGGTGGGATGATAGTTATGGATGAAGATACCTGTATGGTAGAAGTAGCGCGATATTTCTTAGCATTCACTCAGGATGAGTCCTGTGGGAAATGCACTCCCTGCCGTGAAGGAACGAAAATTATGTTAGATATCCTAACTCGTATCACACAAGGAAAAGGTTCACAAGGTGATATTGAACTGCTTGAAGAGGTTGGTCAGATGGTCAAAGATACTGCATTGTGTGCGCTTGGTAATAGTGCGCCTAATCCTGTATTAACTACAATAAGATATTTTAGAAATGAATACGAGGCACATATAAAAGAAAAAAAATGTCCAGCAAAGCAATGTAAATCACTTATTACATATAGCATACTGGAAAAATGTAATGGCTGCCATGTGTGTTTTAAGAACTGTCCACAAGAGGCGATTTCTGGTGAGCCCAAAAAACTGCATACAATAAATCAGGATAAATGTATCAAATGTGGTATCTGCTTTGATCTCTGTAAATTTGCTGCTATAGAAATTCAATGA
- a CDS encoding retroviral-like aspartic protease family protein gives MGKVIVKTKLWNFCDEVEVRKGLRKPEEIRSVEVDALVDTGATMVSLPKKLVEALGLLFLRETTVTYADGRREKKNVATGLNIEILGRLALTDCLVEELETKVLIGQIPLEEMDLIVDPKNGAIGPRPESPDMPLIEML, from the coding sequence ATGGGTAAAGTTATTGTTAAAACGAAACTCTGGAATTTTTGTGATGAGGTAGAAGTAAGAAAAGGGCTCCGCAAGCCTGAAGAGATAAGATCGGTTGAAGTTGATGCTTTAGTTGATACAGGTGCGACGATGGTAAGTTTACCAAAGAAATTAGTAGAAGCACTTGGGTTATTATTCTTACGTGAAACTACAGTTACTTATGCTGATGGTAGGAGAGAGAAAAAAAATGTTGCTACGGGTTTAAATATTGAAATTTTAGGTCGATTAGCATTGACTGATTGCCTTGTTGAAGAGCTAGAGACAAAAGTTTTAATTGGCCAAATCCCGCTTGAAGAAATGGATTTGATTGTAGATCCAAAAAATGGAGCAATTGGTCCTCGTCCTGAATCGCCAGATATGCCATTAATTGAAATGTTATGA
- a CDS encoding 2Fe-2S iron-sulfur cluster-binding protein, with product MRININNKTVEVEKGNTILQAAQNLGIEIPTLCYHPALEPYGACRLCLVEITKAAWKGWSRLVVSCAYPVEEGLIVSTNSEKVVKARKFVLELLLARCPDSEIIINLTQKYGIVKSRFSFTLNSQLSTLNCILCGLCVRVCTEIIGKSSISFVARGINREIKTPFDKPSDVCIGCGACAFVCPTGSIKIEDIFDKRNIWKTELQLKTCKNCGKTFGTVKELENIKIKVPEILEFFEICPRCRRNDLKQKISETTYAFQR from the coding sequence ATGAGAATCAACATCAACAACAAAACTGTAGAAGTTGAAAAAGGAAATACTATACTTCAAGCAGCACAGAATCTTGGTATTGAAATACCAACTTTATGTTATCATCCAGCATTAGAACCATATGGTGCTTGTCGACTGTGTCTTGTAGAAATTACAAAAGCAGCATGGAAAGGCTGGTCACGACTTGTTGTTTCTTGCGCATATCCTGTTGAAGAAGGTCTTATAGTTTCCACAAATTCTGAGAAAGTTGTTAAAGCAAGAAAATTTGTTTTAGAACTGTTACTTGCCCGCTGTCCTGACTCTGAAATTATAATAAATTTAACACAAAAATATGGAATAGTTAAAAGTCGTTTTTCTTTTACTCTCAACTCTCAACTCTCAACTCTCAACTGCATTTTATGCGGTTTATGTGTTCGTGTCTGTACAGAAATTATAGGTAAAAGTTCAATAAGTTTTGTAGCTCGTGGTATAAACCGAGAAATAAAAACACCATTTGATAAACCATCAGATGTCTGTATCGGTTGCGGTGCCTGTGCGTTTGTATGCCCTACAGGTAGTATAAAAATTGAAGATATTTTTGATAAACGGAATATCTGGAAAACAGAACTCCAATTGAAAACTTGCAAAAATTGTGGAAAAACATTTGGCACAGTAAAAGAACTTGAGAATATCAAAATAAAAGTTCCAGAAATTTTAGAATTTTTTGAAATATGTCCTCGTTGCCGTCGGAACGACTTAAAACAAAAAATATCTGAAACAACATATGCGTTCCAAAGATAG